Within Salarias fasciatus chromosome 15, fSalaFa1.1, whole genome shotgun sequence, the genomic segment CAGTTTAGGAGCAGCTGCCTGGAAATCTCAGTCTCCCATTGTCCGGACTTTAGTTCGTGGGACAGAGAGGGTGTTCATTTCTGTGGACCGGAGGTGTCTGGAAGTGGAGTATGGAGTCAAGAGTTCTGTGAGATAGTCTGGGGCGTGGCCATGAATACATTGATATGTTAGCAGAAAGACTTTGTCGTGGATGCGCTGGTGgaccggaagccagtggaggtTACGGAGGACAGGtgtgatgtgttcatgttttggtGTCCTCGAAAGAGGAATAGTGTAACCAGAGAGTGCAATGTTGTCAATTTGAGATGATTTGAGCTGGTGGGGGGTTCCAATGAGAATAGCCTCAGTCTTAGATGCATTTAATTGAAGAAAAATTTCTGCCAACCATGCCTTGGTCTCTTCCAGGCAGGCTGCCAGAGTTGATGGCGGAACTGGTGTAGGGGAGGGTCCGGTGCGCAGGTAGAGCTGAGTATCATCGGCATAGCAATGGAAGGAAACCCCATGCTTGCCGATGATGTGGCCTAGGGGCCTACAGATGTTAAAAAGTGAAGGACCaaggacagagccctgaggaaccccacagGTGACAGAATGGGGCTTTGATCTGGCATCCCCCAGGGCCACATACTCAGCTCTACCTGCCAGGTATGATTTGAACCAGTTTAACACAGTGCCGGACAAACCAATGTTATATTGCAGACGATGGAGAAGAATCTTGTGGTCGACGGTATCAAAGGCAGCCGTTAAGTCAAGTAGAATGAGAAGTGAGGGAGAGCCCTGGTCAGATGCCATCAGGAGGTCATTGGTGACTCCGACCAGggctgtctctgtactgtgagCTGAGAGGAATTGGAATTGGAATTTTTCGAACAGGGAATTTGACTGTAAGTGGTCATGTAGCTGACGGGCTACAAACCTCTCCAAAACCGATTAAAAATGGAAGGTAGGAGATGGGTCTGTAGCTGGCCAGGTTCTCTTGGTCCATGTTATGTTTTTTAAGTTGTGGCTTTATGAGAGCAGTTGGGATCCAAGTTGGGGGAGCACGGATGGGATGTAACCAGAGCGAAGTGAACAGTTTGTGATTTTGGTGATGAGCGGCCTAAGTGCATTGACATTCGATTTAACTAAAAACGCTGGAAGTGGATCTAGAGCGCAAGTGGACGAATTCATACTATGAATAGTACGCGCAACCTCCTATGGCTCCACTACAATAGAATCTGCcactgttttttggggggggacaGGCACTGAGGGCGGATGATTAGTAACGGCAAAATGTCGATGTATGGTGTCTACTTTGAGTGAGAAGAAGTCACTACAGTTGTTGCACTGCTCCTCTGTTGCACAGACACCAGAAGATGCCCTCGGTTTGAGAAGATGATTTATGGTTGTGAAAAGCTGTTTAGAattctcagggtttttattgatTAAATTAGAATAGTAAGCAGATCCCCCCCCCGCCCGGGAAAATTTGCCTATCCGCTCCCAGCTCCTTCCCTCCTGAATGTACGGgagaactggaaaaaaaactgacactggttataacttttcatttgttttattttaacaattattcaaagctgtcaccttcaaagtaatccccgctggtttgaatacaccattgcatccgtgttttccagctttcaaaggcgtttgaaaactcgtgcgtaTTGATCCCGTTCAGTGCgtctttcgatttttttttttaacctcctcgacgtcctcaaatctccgccccttcagctcttttttaatgcttgggaagagaaaaaaaaatcacatggaGCTAAGTCTGGCGAACAGGGCAgatgaggcagcagggtcatcccatttttcaccaggaactgcattacgcgcagggcccggtgctccggcgcgttatcgtggtgcagccaccactcgccatcccgccaaagctccggacgcttctgcctcactgcttctcggagccaCCTCAGGACTCGGATGTAGTGGTtctggttaacagactgcccaggcggcacaaacttgctgtggactACCGCTTTTGCatcgaaaaagcagatcagcatggcttttaccACTGACCGGGACTGGGGCCCTTTTTTCGGGCGAGGGGAGTCTGGGTGTTGCCGCTGGCTCGACTGCTGCTTCGTCTCAGGATCGTAGGCGTGACGCCAGGTCTCATCCGCCATGATGACTTTGCCCAGCagcccaggatcctcttcaatgtgctggaggatttcccggcaCACACGCGTCCTCACACCTCCGGAGTGAGGACGCGTGGAACCATCGTCGCTGCGACCCGCCGCAAGCCCAaatcctgggacaggatctcctgacaggaactcaTTCGAACCCCcgtcaaggtggacacctccccGATTGTCCTTCGCCTATCAGTCAAGACCATGCCTTCCACctcgcggatcttttcctgcaTGCGTCAGGATACGTGTCGTCCGGAGTggggctggtcttcaatggacatttcGCCCCTTTTGAAGCACCCATACCATTAAAAAACCTGCATTCTGACCACGGCACcatctttatacgcctcctggaccttggtgagtgtttctgacgctgtctttcccagcagaaaacaaaatctgatgcttgcgcgctgatcgcgtttagtgatgtgttccgctattttgtgcttttccgaagacaggggtcctgctgtgttgacgtcggcgctgtgtgtgctttccctgtgtaactttgtgagacaatctttaataaaaataataaaataaaaataaataatttgcagagatctgcacaagaacatgctgtagcgagattgaacaaccaaaactctgaaatcattcttgttttaattttataaacacagtccggtttctttccggtaccccctcatATGTagcctcctgtttcctgtcagttcCTGTTAGATCACTGTCCATCTGCATCCTTCCTCATGTGCTCCTGGTCTTCTTGCAGCGTATCACAGAGCAGGTCAACACGCCTGGTCTCCAGCACAGAAAGTTCCAAAATTCCAGGTCTCCAAGCACATCTATCCTGGATCTCAAAGACTGTAGTGTCCAGCACCGTTGGTCTTGGTTCTCCAAGTCTGCGGTCCCTGGCACAGGTGGTTCTGGCTATGAATAGCCTGaaccacattcattcattctcgtCAAACTGTATTCTTCCAGTTACCAATCTGTTGTCTTCCAGTTCCCAATCTGTTGTCTTCCAGTTCCCAATGTGTAGTCTTCAGTTACCCAATTTTGCAATCTGTAGTCTTCCAGTGTTTCCAGTCTGTCGTGTTCTGGGTTTCCAGTCTACAGTCTTTCAAGTCTCCAAGTTTTGGTCCCAGTTTCAGAGTCTCTGAGTGGTTTTTCTGAATGCTGTCTCCAAGTTTCTGAGTTTCCTAGTGCTGTTTCCAAGTTTTCTAGTGAATATCCTCGTCCCTAGTTTCAGAGTCCCAAGTTctattattttactgttttctgtaGGGGAGGAGGTTTGTCAGAGGGGAGGTTGGAAATTGGTGGTGGGGAGGCGGGGGTAGTAGGCTGTGGGGGGCAGCGAGGGGGGCTGGGTGTGTGGGCAGGGAGGAAGGAGTAGGGTGGGAGGGTTTTGGGGGATTGTGATACCCTGGATCTTGGGTAAAACAGCTGGAACGCTGCGGGAGgcactggcctggggtgggtagccgcccatGGGGGCcagttctcctgggtatggtctTAGCACTGAGTGGGTGGGGTCAGCCCTTGGTCTATTGGGCCTGGGGCCCCTTTACTCTGCTTACACTGGGTGTTCATTGCCCGGTGGGCCGGCGCCAGCCAATCTTGGTCCCCTGGGGGATGGGCCCCGTGGCTGCCAGGGGTCCCGGTTGTGGCCTTCCTCTGCTCCCTTCTGGACCGGGGCATGGGCTTCTGCCTGTTCGGGTGACagggatctgggctctgggatggccgccGGTTGTCTCAGCCATGAGGCCTCCTTCTGGttttctcagaggtcagaggtcatattttcATGGTCACTGTCACgtttgcatgatcacactgatctttaatcactcttcacattttCCATGTGGACTCGGCCACCTTGTTGTTTTGTGGTGGGTCAGACTAATGGCTATCTGTatcaggtctctcctgatgtTCTTCTGTAATTTGATGCCTGGATCCTTCACTCCTGACAATGTAGCTTGTTTGGGCCAATCTCATGCACCCCGAGTGTCTTGCCAGTGAGGatcttaccaaccacctcggtgactttgGACCATGGATggctccacctctgagacctcagcctctggtTCCTCCAAGGAGGACAtggtgacgggattgaggagatCCTCCAAGTATCCCTCCCACCTCCTGATGACAACCCCAGTCAAGGTCAGGATCTCCTTTCCTCCATTGTAAAGAGTGTTGGTCGAGACCTGCTTTCCTCCCCCCTGAAGTGCTGGATGGTTTTCCAGATTTCTTTTGAGGCTGAAGAAGTTATTACATCCACAACCATCATTCTTCTCCTGAAGTAGATTAACTTTTTCTTAATGGAATTTAATGGTTTAGTAGCTGAAGAcagttttaaaggtgctgtaggcaggattttgctagtcagtgctattttttctgttttctttggattaaatgttagagtatccattgataatcctttaggagtgtagcataattgcactaccgcaagggcgcagcgtttccatctgtctctgttctgagtttaaaaggaatctcgacagctccaggtatctttgaccaatcagaatcgcccctgaggctctaagagtgattggtcgaggggcgttcgtcacacgttcttgtgggaggggcttaacttgcgtaagggcgtgatgtcagagaaaaaagggcaggattggctgtgctgggtttcaaatcgccatctttgATGTGTCAAATCtcggcggagatgcggaatcctgcctacagcaccttcaaCAGAATTTCCAatgaacaacataaaaacatcacATAATTAAAAGTGTAAGATGACCTGAACTCTTTGCTGTAAAGTGGACAATTATTCACTTCTGTATTTTATTCTGTTCCCTTTCTTGTGAAGGTCAACAATCGTAGGTCAAGGTTCTCATGTCTGATGTAATCTCCAAGCATTTGATTGGATGGCTTCAGGATGCGTCTGATATGATAATGAGTTGAGTTGTGATAAAAGTCAAATTCATGCACAGCAGAACAGCGTGGGACATGTGCTGAAATGGATGACTTTCTCAATTTCAAGCTTTAAAAGGTAAAACATCCACTGAAATATGTTCTTGAGATTTGGATTCTTTAACACTGAACTGCAAATGTGTGTCTGACAATCATGTGATTTTCAGGTATCCAGAAAGATGGCAGCAGGAGACCCAGTGAACCGCACTTTTATTGACGACACACATCCCTGTTATCAGATAAATATCATTTCTTCCACATTTAAAAGAGCTCCTTCCAcattatgtgttttattttacattttcatcagCTCTGTGTCTGCTGTAACTGTGTTGGGAAACCTTCTGGTAATAATCtctattatttatttcaaacagctgcacactcccaCTAACTTTCTCATCCTTTCTCTGGCTGTGACCGACCTGCTTGTTGGCTTTGTGGTGTTTCCTCTCAATGTGGAATTCTCTGCAACTTCATGTTTCTACAGTCCTAATGTGCTTTGCAATGTACGAAACACCTTTGACATAACACTGAGCACAGCATCTATCTTCCACTTGTGTTGTATTTCCATTGACAGGTACTATGCAGTGTGTCAGCCTCTGACATACAAAAGTAAAATTAATGTTCAAGTTGTTAAGATCATGATTTTTTTGGCCTGGTGCATTTCAGTTCTGGTTGCTGTTAGTTTATTTGTTATTGGGTTGAACGttgaaaaatgtcaagaaaactgtttcttttttgcaaatattttgggaccagtgttttcattttaccTTCCCGTGATCATAATGTTGTGTATCTACATGAAGATTTTCCTGGTGGCTCAGAAACAGGCACGCAGCATCCAGAACACCAACTGTCACAGCAAAAAGAAAGGACTGACAGTCAGAAAGGTGGAAGGAAAGGCCACAAGAACTTTAGCAATTGTAATGGGAGTCTTTCTGATGTGTTtgactcctttttttctgtgcttaGCCATTGAGATCTTGGGAAGTTCCCCAGTGCCTGCTGAAGTGTTTGAAACTGTAGCCTGGCTTGCATTGTTTAACTCCATGCTCAATCCATTCATCTATGCTTTCTTTTACAGCTGGTTCAGATCAGCTTTCAGACTCATCCTATCTGGAAAAATATTTCAGGGGGATTTTTCTCACACAAAATTGGTTTGAAGTTTTGCGATGTTGAAACATCCATGCTTTATTACAGGATGTACTGTGTCGCCATAGATGCAATTTTTCCTTGTCAAATCAAGTATTCTTGtgatgtaaataaaaactgataTGAACAACTTGCCTGTGTTTGAGTGTCACTGAAATTGTGGTGATGAATGACAGGGCATGATGGGACATCCATCACTTATGAAATTATGACACAAAGTTCACCATGAAGATGAACATTTCCAAATTAGTTAAGCTGGAACTCAGATCAAAAGCCAAATAAACCATTGTACCTTGACTTTAATCAAGTTTAGTCAGGTTTAGTCAGAGCCAAGTTTGAAAACAAGTCCATATGAATAATAAAGGAAGCATAAGAAAGGATCAATATTTGATCACTTTCTTTAAAAtcagtgaaaaaacaaagacagcatGTCTGTTGTCTGTCCTTGTGTTTAATGAGATATTGCTCAGGTACTCAGGAGAAGCCAgataattttaattaattattacaGACTAAAGAGAAAAATGTATGTAAAGTCACAGCTTTTGATTGAGgtaagaaaacaaattaaaaaataaatttattaaattaaaaattaaattaatcaaaCAATTTTTTTGGCATGTATATCTTTGAACTTGGTGACAATTATCACAAACTCCCAATCaaataaaatgacagaattcttcttctttttttgtttgtaacaGATTTCATAGTGAATACTCCATATTTTAATATCACTCATGGCCCTCATGAGATGAACAAtacattcagatttttttcatttttaaaaataaagagctcatgaccataggcaGGCCTGCCAACAAGGGGGGAGAAACGGTTCTCTTGTCCCGGCTCATCACCCCACTCACAGCTCctgacgcagcatgcaggcaccgctcCACTCCGTACCACACCTCCACACCTTCCCCCCACCTCGGTCCGAGACTGCATGCaggcaccgcactgctcggcgccgctccaacccccccccgccccccgccccctcggTCCGACATCGCATGCAGGAACCACGCTCCAGTCCGTTTCCCGCCACCCCAGGTCCGAAGGTTGGGCCCATCTAACATTATTTTGTCCCGGGCCCAAGAAAAGCTGTCAGCTGGCCTGACCACAGGTGAGAGTAGGAACACAGTTTGAccagtaaattgagagctttgcctttctgCTCCACTCCCTCTAAATCACAACGCCTCTTACAACCACTTCGGGCAGGAACTCTAAGCTgacctgcagaggacagaccaccttgtttgaggaccatggcctcataTTTGAAGGTGTTGATTTTCATCCATGTTGTTTCACACTTGACTgcaaaccaccccagtgcatccTGTAGGTCCAGGCTCGATGAAGCCAGCAGGACTCTGTCATACGAGGGCATACCCAAAAGTTCctggaatttgactgtaactttttatttctgacatttcaaaataaaacatcactgtcgccttcaaaataatctccatccgcattaatgcagcactcgagccgtgtctcccacttcacgaatgtgttgtgacacccgtgcgtaattgtgccatttggggccggctgcgatttttctgtcacctcctccacatctgcaaaccgctgtctcttcagctctttcttcaacttggagaacaagaaaaagtcactcgaggctacatctggccaataaggcggatgggagaggagattcatctcattcttcgccagaaactgcgtgccgcgcagcgccgtgtccgctggcgctctgtggtggtggatcaaccggctccactccgccactacgctctgcttcctcctcacatcctcacggagcgtctgaggacttccatgtagtagtcctgatttacagtctgacctggagggacagactcgctgtggacgataccctggacagcgaagaagcagctcagcattgttttaacggctgagcggacctgatgcgctgacatctggcccttctcaaaccacccgaaccactcatggacctgattcttccccagagcatcatccttgtggGCTtactgcaacaaggtgagtgtttctgctgctgttttttcccagcaaaaagcagaatttaatgtttgcgcgctgctctggcttcccagtcaatgtcgccattttggaaaaaatcgcagaccgcagctgcactctgttactataaatagcacctgacaggcgtcagtgtcactctgggagctcagctttttcacagatatgcacgaggcttacctggagcacatctgacggccagaagtcgaagctcattattattagtattttattaCCTAATTcaggtttcttttgggtaccccctcgtatgtgAAAAGTAGAATCCTGAGAATGCAAAATcctggggggtattgcacaaaactaGGACAAGGGATTAAGCTGGCAAACTGTGGTTATCCTGTGGCtatcctggacgaagttagcctcaagttaGTTGCACAAAAGTTTGTCCCGGacaagtcaccatggtgatttattctctgcagctagcTGCTCCAGAGGAGGCTAACCACCCAGGTTAAGATTAATGCTGCTGGCTCTGATGTGgacaatgtgagaaatgggcgtggtttacagcatttccttgctttttctacacattagagtatttaatcatcctgcagccaaatcttacaACTGTAGTCATTGCATTTGCTGGTTGACTGTAGTATTATTTATttgcacagattatatgaagacaaaaataacttttaacaCAGACATTTAAGAATCCTTTCCTTATAAATACAAGCCCTACAATAAAAGGCTGAAAATTCTGACaaagaaaatgggaaaaaaaaccagaccTTACCATTGGCACTAAACCAAactaatggaaaaaaatggaaaataaaatacaacaaccctgaagctacacaatgaaaaagagaagaaacaaagGACCAGACTCAGACTTCAGATGACAGCGACTGGACGGCCCTGAACAAAGGGTCCCGGACTCCCAGTTGAAAACGCGCCCCCACAAAATACCACTATGGATGCAGTCAAATGTCTTCtccaaatccaaaaaaaataaatgaaggtcAGGATGCAGTCCTTTTCCTTGTTTGTGTGTCATTAGTTCCACTGTCTCCCACACGTCGTGTTTCAATCTTCCAATTAGCCGATCCGCTCCTGACTCCTTCCCTTCTGAACGTATGTAGCCTCCTGTTTCTTATCAGCGCGTGTTGGATTGTTGTTCATCTACACCACTTCATGGACCCAATGGATGCACAGTTGTTCCGTCTCCAAGTCATCAGCACTATCAGGCACTCAGTATATCATGGAGCAGGTCAACACACCTGCTCTCTGGTGCCGAAAGTCCCAGACCTCCAGGTGTCTGGTGTAGCCATTTCTGGATCTCTGCCAAGAAGACTGCCAAGTCTGTAGCGTCCAGCACAGTTGGCCCCAGATTTCCAAGTCTCCAGTCTCAGATGCAACTGGACCCGGTTCTCCAAGTTGGCGGTCTCTGGCGCAGCTGTTTTCAGCTATTCAGTTTGTCCAGTGCACCTGGCTGCATCTCATCGATGTCTATTCTTCCAGTTTGGGTCTCCATTTGGGTCCACCTGCAGTCCTGATAAAGTACCCTGTTTGGGCGACCTCCCACGAACCCTTGTGCACCCT encodes:
- the LOC115401488 gene encoding trace amine-associated receptor 1-like, with amino-acid sequence MDGSTSETSASGSSKEDMVTGLRRSSKYPSHLLMTTPVKVSRKMAAGDPVNRTFIDDTHPCYQINIISSTFKRAPSTLCVLFYIFISSVSAVTVLGNLLVIISIIYFKQLHTPTNFLILSLAVTDLLVGFVVFPLNVEFSATSCFYSPNVLCNVRNTFDITLSTASIFHLCCISIDRYYAVCQPLTYKSKINVQVVKIMIFLAWCISVLVAVSLFVIGLNVEKCQENCFFFANILGPVFSFYLPVIIMLCIYMKIFLVAQKQARSIQNTNCHSKKKGLTVRKVEGKATRTLAIVMGVFLMCLTPFFLCLAIEILGSSPVPAEVFETVAWLALFNSMLNPFIYAFFYSWFRSAFRLILSGKIFQGDFSHTKLV